CGCAGCCGCGAGTACGTCGAGCAGCGGGTCCGGGCCGGGGTGCTGGAGCAGGGCACGGTCGAGCTGCTGGAGGCGGCCGGGGTGGCCGGGCGGCTGCGGCGCGAGGGCATGGTCCACCACGGCATCGAGCTGCGCTCGGGCGGCCGCCGCCAGCGCGTCCCCCTGACCGACCTGACCGGCCGGTCGATCACCATCTACGGCCAGCAGGAGGTGGTCAAGGACCTGATCGCGGCCCGGCTGGGGGCCGGAGGCGAGGTCCTGTTCGAGGTCGAGGACGTGCGCCTGGAGGGCGTCGACGGCGACCGGCCGACGATCCGGTTCCGGGCCGGCGGCCAGGACCAGGCGCTGGCCTGTGACGTGGTCGCCGGCTGCGACGGCTTCCACGGCGTCTGCCGCGACCACGTCCCGGCGGCCGCCCGGGCCGTCTTCGAGCGGGCCTACCCGTACGCCTGGCTGGGCGTGCTGGCCGCGGTCGCGCCCTCCTCCGAGGAGATCGTCTACGCCGCCTCGGACCGGGGCTTCGCCCTCCACAGCATGCGCTCGCCCGAGCTGACCCGCCTCTACCTCCAGGTCGACCCCGACGAGCCGGTCGAGCGCTGGCCGGACGCGCGCATCTGGGAGGAGCTCCAGGCCCGGCTGGCCACCGACGACGGCTGGACCCTCGACGAGGGCCCGATCCTCGACAAGGGCGTCACCGGCATGCGCAGCTTCGTGGTCGAGCCGATGCGCTTCGGCCGGCTGTTCCTGGCCGGCGACGCCGCCCACATCGTCCCCCCGACCGGCGCCAAGGGCATGAACCTGGCCGTGGCCGACGTCAAGGTCCTCGCCGAGGCCCTGGCCGCCTGGTACCGGACCGGCGCCAACGACCTGCTCGACACCTGGTCGGCGACCTGCCTGCGCCGGGTGTGGCGGGCCCAGGACTTCTCCACCTGGATGACCGGCCTGCTCCACCGCGCCCCCGGTGACGACGCCTTCCAGCGCCGGGTCCAGCAGGCCCGCCTCGACTACCTGGCCGCCTCCGAGCCGGCCGCCCGCAGCCTGGCCGAGAACTACGTCGGCCTGGAACGGGTCTGAGCCAGGCCCG
The window above is part of the Actinomycetota bacterium genome. Proteins encoded here:
- a CDS encoding 4-hydroxybenzoate 3-monooxygenase; protein product: MRTQVGIVGAGPAGLLLSHLLALEGVESVVLELRSREYVEQRVRAGVLEQGTVELLEAAGVAGRLRREGMVHHGIELRSGGRRQRVPLTDLTGRSITIYGQQEVVKDLIAARLGAGGEVLFEVEDVRLEGVDGDRPTIRFRAGGQDQALACDVVAGCDGFHGVCRDHVPAAARAVFERAYPYAWLGVLAAVAPSSEEIVYAASDRGFALHSMRSPELTRLYLQVDPDEPVERWPDARIWEELQARLATDDGWTLDEGPILDKGVTGMRSFVVEPMRFGRLFLAGDAAHIVPPTGAKGMNLAVADVKVLAEALAAWYRTGANDLLDTWSATCLRRVWRAQDFSTWMTGLLHRAPGDDAFQRRVQQARLDYLAASEPAARSLAENYVGLERV